A window of Rhododendron vialii isolate Sample 1 chromosome 13a, ASM3025357v1 contains these coding sequences:
- the LOC131315227 gene encoding protein CLMP1-like: MGKSGGRKKKGGVNQNQVSGANNPIPYANGGVDLNSSILLKRAHELKEEGNRRFQAKDYVGALEQYDNALKLTPKTHQDRAVFHSNRAACLMQMKPVDYETVISECSMALQVEPKFARALLRRAKAFEAIGKYEMAMLDVQALLGAEPNHRDALEIGRRLRTALGPHHEAQLDLQSRPSPAALGASVVRGAPVSGIGPCLPARPMPKKAAASALGPVVLPSDNKPDKPQLVPLAESGPKVNNHLPKLALKPSNGSTKSNATKGNQKEQATSSVSLALETAVKLRPLKLVYDHDIRLAEMPVNCSFRGLREIVSKRFPPSKSVLIKYKDSDGDLVTITCTKELKLAESSVDGVIVEDPETDKVDSVGMLRLHIVDVGPEQEPPILEEEEEEKSLTTEEIKGDESGSHSSLGDSTMESVDTEIDKPAKEPPKEKSGALEDPECKEVEMDDWLVEFAQLFRSHVGIDPDAHIDLHELGMELCSEALEDTITSEEAQSLFDKAASKFQEVGALAFFNWGNVHMCAARKRIPIDDSAEKELVATQLQAAYEWVREKYSLAKEKYEEAMKIKPDFYEGLLALGQQQFEMAKLHWSYVVAKKDDLSKWDPSETIGLYDSAEEKMKAATEMWEKVEEQRAIELKDPSANKREEVKRKKQGSGNEGESSGNSGRGEISAVEAAEQAAMMRSQIHLFWGNMLFERSQVEFKLGLDVWKKNMDDAVERFKLAGASDVDIATVLKNHCCNDDAVQGDDKKVVKLSDDVADKADKNADASEVVVE; the protein is encoded by the coding sequence ATGGGGAAATCTGGGGGTAGGAAAAAGAAAGGTGGTGTTAACCAAAACCAGGTTTCAGGAGCTAATAACCCTATACCATATGCTAATGGTGGTGTTGATTTGAACTCttcaattttattgaaaagagCCCATGAGCTCAAAGAGGAAGGAAACAGGAGATTTCAAGCCAAAGATTATGTGGGTGCTCTTGAACAATATGATAATGCCCTTAAACTTACCCCCAAGACACACCAGGACCGAGCTGTGTTTCATAGCAACAGAGCGGCTTGTTTGATGCAAATGAAGCCCGTAGACTATGAAACTGTGATTTCTGAGTGTTCTATGGCGCTTCAGGTTGAGCCCAAATTTGCCCGGGCCTTACTTCGTAGGGCTAAGGCATTTGAGGCTATTGGAAAATATGAAATGGCGATGCTAGATGTGCAGGCTCTATTGGGTGCTGAACCAAACCACAGGGATGCTTTGGAGATTGGACGGCGATTGAGGACAGCTCTCGGGCCCCATCACGAGGCCCAGCTGGACCTCCAAAGCCGCCCTTCTCCGGCGGCTCTAGGGGCTTCTGTGGTACGTGGAGCACCGGTTTCTGGTATTGGACCATGTTTACCAGCAAGGCCCATGCCAAAGAAGGCAGCAGCTTCGGCACTTGGGCCAGTTGTATTGCCAAGTGATAATAAGCCGGATAAGCCACAACTGGTTCCGCTTGCTGAAAGTGGCCCTAAGGTCAACAACCACTTACCAAAGCTTGCTTTGAAGCCTTCAAATGGTTCTACAAAATCCAATGCGACTAAGGGTAACCAAAAGGAACAGGCAACTTCATCCGTGTCCCTGGCATTGGAGACTGCAGTTAAGTTGAGGCCACTGAAGCTTGTTTATGATCATGACATAAGGCTAGCCGAAATGCCTGTGAATTGCAGCTTTAGAGGGTTAAGGGAGATTGTAAGCAAGCGCTTCCCACCTTCAAAGTCAGTTTTGATCAAGTACAAGGATAGTGATGGTGATTTAGTAACTATAACATGTACTAAAGAACTCAAGTTGGCAGAGTCGTCTGTTGATGGTGTTATTGTAGAAGATCCTGAGACAGACAAAGTCGACTCAGTTGGGATGTTGAGATTGCACATTGTTGATGTGGGTCCGGAGCAGGAGCCACCTATActggaagaggaggaggaggagaagtcTCTAACTACTGAGGAGATAAAAGGAGATGAGAGTGGTTCACATTCTTCTCTGGGTGATTCTACCATGGAAAGTGTGGATACCGAAATAGATAAGCCAGCAAAGGAACCTCCCAAGGAAAAGTCTGGAGCTTTAGAGGACCCTGAGTGCAAAGAAGTGGAGATGGACGACTGGTTGGTTGAATTTGCTCAGTTATTCCGGAGCCATGTGGGTATTGACCCAGACGCCCATATTGATTTGCATGAACTTGGGATGGAGCTGTGTTCAGAAGCCCTTGAAGATACAATAACCAGTGAAGAGGCCCAAAGCCTTTTTGATAAGGCTGCCTCAAAATTCCAGGAGGTGGGGGCATTGGCTTTCTTCAATTGGGGCAATGTACATATGTGTGCCGCAAGGAAACGGATTCCCATTGATGACTCCGCTGAAAAAGAGTTGGTGGCAACACAGCTTCAGGCAGCTTATGAATGGGTGAGAGAAAAATACTCTCTGGCCAAAGAGAAGTACGAGGAAGCAATGAAGATTAAACCTGATTTTTATGAGGGGTTACTTGCTTTGGGCCAGCAACAATTTGAAATGGCAAAACTTCATTGGTCCTATGTAGTGGCTAAGAAAGATGATCTCTCAAAATGGGATCCTAGTGAAACTATTGGACTTTATGACAGTGCAGAGGAGAAAATGAAAGCTGCTACTGAGATGTGGGAGAAGGTGGAGGAGCAGAGAGCTATTGAGCTAAAAGATCCAAGTGCAAACAAGAGGGAAGaagtgaaaagaaagaaacaaggaAGTGGTAACGAAGGTGAGTCCTCTGGGAACAGTGGTCGAGGAGAGATTTCAGCTGTTGAAGCAGCAGAACAGGCAGCGATGATGAGATCACAGATACATCTGTTTTGGGGTAACATGCTTTTTGAGCGTTCTCAAGTTGAATTTAAACTGGGGTTGGATGTTTGGAAAAAGAACATGGATGATGCTGTTGAGCGATTCAAGCTTGCTGGGGCTTCTGATGTCGACATTGCAACCGTTTTGAAAAACCATTGCTGTAATGATGATGCAGTTCAAGGGGATGACAAGAAAGTTGTGAAACTAAGTGATGACGTGGCTGATAAGGCAGATAAAAATGCTGACGCAAGTGAAGTAGTGGTAGAGTGA